CTGACCGGTGACACCGTGGTCTTCGCCGTGGACCACAAACCGAAGCGCTCGGCCGACCTCAAGCGGCTGGCCAACATCCGCGCCCACCCCGAGGTCTGCCTCCTCGTCGACGGCTATGACGAGGACTGGGACCGCCTGTGGTGGGCGCGGGCGGACGGCACAGGGGCCGTGCTGCCACCGGCCGAGCGGTCGGCGGCTTCGGCGCGCTACGTAACCCTGCTGACGCGCAAGTACCGGCAGAACTACGCCGACCGCCCCCCGCAAGGCCCCGTGGTGGAGATCCAGGTGGCCCGCTGGTCGGGCTGGTACGCCGCCTGACCGCTGAGTGCCTGACCGTGTCAGGCGCCGATCACACCGGACTTCGCGATGACGATGTCGGCCTTGGTGGCGCCGCCGTGCGAGCCGAGGGATTCGATCTTCC
This genomic stretch from Streptomyces nigrescens harbors:
- a CDS encoding TIGR03668 family PPOX class F420-dependent oxidoreductase; this encodes MTGDRARECFTRARIARLATVDDAGRPHLVPAVFALTGDTVVFAVDHKPKRSADLKRLANIRAHPEVCLLVDGYDEDWDRLWWARADGTGAVLPPAERSAASARYVTLLTRKYRQNYADRPPQGPVVEIQVARWSGWYAA